In one Pseudomonas sp. MM211 genomic region, the following are encoded:
- a CDS encoding acyl-CoA dehydrogenase family protein codes for MLDANLSRWLDEQAGSLDCGQCDAEAVLPQLAAAGVLRLGVPKALGGEGGHVVDALRAVADVASHSLTAAFVFWGQRAFIEYLLQGDNPALSERLLPALLNGEQAGATGLSNAMKYLSGIEELGVSATPTRDGWTLNGRLPWVTNLRKSGFVVAAAIDLPGAQPFVAAFPGDLSGVERSEDLQLLGLQSSNTAALQLHQAQLPREWLIAADARRFLPQVRPAFLGLQCGLSIGLAQRALAEVRGALAQRSILHGEYEQLASTLSLERLRLEQGLHDGTFLAQPSALFALRIGLAERVAEALQLELQASGGRAYLQPHGDGFARRWRESAFVPVVTPSLVQLRAELQKKAAQVSA; via the coding sequence ATGCTGGATGCCAACCTGAGCCGCTGGCTCGACGAACAGGCCGGTTCGCTGGACTGCGGCCAGTGCGATGCCGAGGCCGTGCTGCCGCAACTGGCGGCTGCCGGTGTGCTGCGCCTTGGCGTGCCGAAAGCGCTGGGCGGCGAAGGTGGCCATGTGGTCGACGCTTTGCGCGCGGTCGCCGATGTAGCCAGCCATTCACTGACGGCCGCCTTCGTGTTCTGGGGTCAGCGGGCGTTCATCGAGTATCTGCTGCAGGGCGACAATCCGGCGCTGAGCGAGCGCCTGCTGCCTGCGCTGCTCAATGGCGAACAGGCCGGCGCCACCGGGCTGTCGAATGCCATGAAGTACCTGTCGGGGATCGAGGAGCTGGGCGTCAGTGCTACGCCCACCCGTGACGGCTGGACGCTGAATGGACGGCTGCCCTGGGTCACCAACCTGCGCAAGAGCGGTTTCGTGGTGGCGGCAGCAATCGATCTGCCGGGTGCCCAGCCGTTCGTGGCGGCATTTCCGGGAGATCTGAGCGGTGTCGAGCGCAGTGAAGACTTGCAACTGCTCGGCCTGCAGTCCAGCAACACCGCTGCGCTGCAATTGCATCAGGCGCAGCTGCCGCGTGAATGGCTGATCGCTGCTGACGCGCGGCGCTTTCTTCCGCAGGTACGCCCGGCGTTCCTGGGCCTGCAGTGCGGGCTGTCGATTGGCCTGGCACAGCGCGCCCTGGCCGAGGTACGTGGGGCGCTGGCGCAGCGCTCGATCCTGCATGGCGAATACGAACAACTGGCGAGCACCCTGAGCCTCGAACGCCTGCGCCTGGAACAGGGGCTGCATGACGGTACCTTCCTCGCTCAGCCATCGGCGCTGTTCGCCCTGCGCATCGGCCTGGCCGAGCGCGTGGCCGAAGCTCTGCAACTGGAACTGCAGGCCAGTGGTGGGCGCGCCTATCTGCAGCCTCATGGCGATGGTTTTGCCAGGCGCTGGCGAGAATCGGCCTTCGTGCCGGTGGTGACCCCCAGCCTGGTACAACTGCGCGCC
- a CDS encoding AraC family transcriptional regulator translates to MNSSLPPFEWLLESLELDASLFHVGRYCGNWQASTHGLARASFHVLLHGDCWLHLDEGVEPVELRAGDAVFLLHDIHYRLSNAADADAARCSPKVAMQPLQQQAREGVGLVCGFFHFRPGLSSLILQALPAFLVLRAGDPSLSAARRLFELILDECARGDGPSDAFLERLSHLLFLYVLREQGQAEQLGGLLGLARQPQFSALIEQLIARPEHSWPMEEMASYTGLSRSAFCKRFQELSGTSPGQMLISLRIRQATRLLKQGVAVADVAEAVGYQSVAAFTRAFAKVTGILPGAFRKQFNGATTP, encoded by the coding sequence ATGAATTCGTCCCTGCCCCCTTTTGAATGGTTATTAGAGAGCCTGGAGCTGGACGCCAGCCTGTTTCATGTCGGCCGTTATTGCGGCAACTGGCAGGCCAGTACTCATGGCCTGGCCAGAGCCAGTTTCCATGTGCTGTTGCACGGCGACTGCTGGCTGCACCTCGACGAGGGCGTCGAGCCCGTGGAGCTGCGTGCGGGCGATGCCGTGTTCCTGCTCCATGACATTCACTATCGCCTGTCCAATGCAGCGGATGCCGATGCTGCGCGCTGCAGCCCCAAGGTCGCGATGCAACCGCTGCAGCAACAGGCCCGTGAGGGTGTCGGTCTGGTTTGCGGATTCTTCCATTTCCGCCCTGGCCTGAGCAGCCTGATCCTGCAGGCGTTGCCAGCCTTTCTGGTACTGCGTGCCGGTGATCCATCGCTGAGTGCGGCGCGCAGGCTGTTCGAGCTGATTCTCGACGAGTGCGCGCGCGGCGATGGCCCTTCCGATGCCTTCCTCGAACGGCTCAGTCACCTGCTGTTTCTCTACGTCCTGCGCGAACAAGGCCAGGCCGAGCAACTCGGAGGCCTGCTGGGCCTGGCGCGTCAGCCCCAGTTCAGCGCGCTGATCGAACAGCTCATCGCGCGCCCCGAACACAGCTGGCCCATGGAGGAAATGGCCAGCTACACCGGGCTGTCGCGCTCGGCGTTTTGCAAGCGCTTTCAGGAACTCTCGGGAACCTCGCCCGGGCAGATGCTGATCAGCCTGCGGATTCGTCAGGCCACCCGCCTACTCAAGCAAGGAGTCGCCGTGGCAGACGTCGCCGAAGCCGTGGGCTATCAGTCGGTCGCGGCCTTCACTCGGGCGTTCGCCAAGGTCACCGGCATATTGCCAGGAGCATTTCGCAAACAGTTCAACGGTGCTACGACACCCTAG
- a CDS encoding MetQ/NlpA family ABC transporter substrate-binding protein, with protein sequence MKKTLLLAALASVLATQAFAAEKLTVAATPVPHAEILELIKPKLAEQGIDLQIKVFTDYVQPNLQVEQKQLDANYFQTKPYLDSFNESRGTHLVIVKGVHVEPFGGYSRKYKSLKELPDGATIAIPNEASNSGRALQLLQHAGLLTLKDPANIQATPKDLATNPHNFKFKQLEAAMLPRVLDQVDLALINTNYALEAKLNPNKDALVLENKDSPYVNYLVARPDNQNSESIKKLADALTSPDVKAFIEKKYSGAVVPAF encoded by the coding sequence ATGAAAAAAACGCTTCTGTTGGCTGCATTGGCCTCCGTCCTGGCTACCCAGGCATTCGCCGCTGAAAAACTCACCGTAGCGGCAACGCCGGTTCCCCATGCCGAGATTCTCGAGCTGATCAAGCCGAAGCTGGCCGAGCAGGGCATTGATCTGCAGATCAAGGTTTTCACTGATTACGTGCAGCCCAACCTGCAGGTCGAGCAGAAGCAACTCGATGCCAACTACTTCCAGACCAAACCGTATCTGGACAGCTTCAATGAAAGCCGCGGCACCCACCTGGTGATCGTCAAGGGCGTACACGTCGAGCCCTTCGGCGGCTATTCGCGCAAGTACAAGAGCCTGAAAGAATTGCCGGACGGCGCCACCATCGCCATCCCCAACGAGGCCAGCAACAGTGGCCGTGCGCTGCAACTGCTGCAACACGCGGGTCTGCTGACCCTGAAAGACCCGGCCAACATCCAGGCAACGCCGAAGGATCTGGCCACCAACCCGCACAACTTCAAGTTCAAGCAGCTCGAAGCGGCCATGCTGCCTCGCGTGCTGGATCAGGTCGACCTGGCGCTGATCAACACCAACTATGCGCTGGAAGCCAAGCTCAATCCGAACAAGGATGCCTTGGTGCTGGAAAACAAGGATTCGCCGTACGTGAACTACCTGGTAGCACGCCCGGACAACCAGAACAGCGAAAGCATCAAGAAACTGGCTGACGCACTGACCAGCCCGGACGTGAAAGCCTTTATCGAGAAGAAGTACTCCGGTGCTGTAGTCCCGGCTTTTTAA
- a CDS encoding carboxymuconolactone decarboxylase family protein produces the protein MSRVTLHTVETAPVEAQPFLRNAQAASGFVPNLLAVLANAPAALETYVTVSGLNGKASLGLAEREVIQLIAATTHGCAFCVAGHTAVASNKAKLPAEVVEALRARGELPDARYETLAQFTREVIATRGNVSDAAYQAFLEAGFTEGQALEVILGVSLATLCNFANSFAHTPLNPELERYRWDQAGA, from the coding sequence ATGTCTCGCGTGACCTTGCATACCGTGGAAACCGCTCCCGTAGAGGCCCAGCCTTTTCTGCGCAACGCCCAGGCCGCTTCCGGGTTCGTTCCCAACCTGCTGGCGGTGCTCGCCAATGCGCCGGCCGCACTGGAAACCTACGTCACCGTCTCCGGCCTGAATGGCAAGGCCAGCCTGGGCCTCGCCGAGCGCGAGGTGATTCAGCTGATCGCCGCGACCACCCACGGCTGCGCCTTCTGCGTTGCCGGCCACACGGCGGTCGCCAGCAACAAGGCCAAGCTGCCTGCCGAGGTCGTCGAAGCGCTACGTGCCCGCGGCGAGCTGCCGGATGCCCGTTACGAAACCCTCGCTCAGTTCACCCGCGAGGTCATCGCCACCCGCGGCAATGTCAGCGACGCGGCGTACCAGGCCTTTCTCGAGGCAGGCTTCACCGAGGGCCAGGCCTTGGAGGTGATTCTCGGGGTGAGCCTGGCCACCTTGTGCAACTTCGCCAACAGCTTCGCCCACACGCCGCTCAACCCGGAACTGGAGCGTTATCGTTGGGATCAGGCCGGCGCGTGA